Part of the Nitrospirota bacterium genome is shown below.
TCGGATGACATTAAGGGCACTTCTTCCTATAGAGCCTGTTGAGCCTAATATAGTTATTCGTTTCATGGAAAATGCAATTGATATTATAACGCATTTCACCCTCTTATGACATCAAGGGCTTCCATATTTCATGTAAGTTGAGCCTATGAAGGCTTCCTCGATGAGCCAAAAACGACTCCTACAGACGATATAATCGCAAGGATGCCTCCAAGCAGTCTTAACATAGGCACTGTTCCGTAGTTACAGGGCATAGAAGGGCTTTTACAGTAGCCAATAGCCTCTGGTATGAGGATAACCGATAAGGCACTGATAAACGATACAAACATTAGCCATCTCAGGGTCTCAGTGGATTTCGAGAAAAATACTCCGATGGCTATGGAAAGGATTATGCCTCCAAGAAACATCTCTGAAACGCCCATATATGTGCAAGCCATTCTTGACTTCCCAGTAAACTCGCATACCGGAAGGATATACTTTGGCGTAAGAAGGACAGATCCGCCTACTATAAAAAGCACTGTGCCAAACACCCTGTTTTTCATAATTTTTCGTCTTTTTTGGGTGTAATGTGTTTCTGCCAGTTCTTACCCTTATTTGGAAAATCGCTTCTATAGTGTGCTCCTACAGAGCCTTCCCTTAGAAGTGCGGCATCTGTTATAAGGTTAGCCACCTCGAGCATGTTTTTAAGCTCAAGCTCACGCCTTGTAAGAAACTGCTTATCGAGTATATAAGACCACTCCGAGAGTTTTTTCTTTGCAGTAGTTAGAGAATCCTTGCACCTTATAATGCCAACCTTTTCCCACATGAGTTTTCTTAGCTCTCCTCTAATCACATCGTGTGCAGGGATTGAGTGAAATATAAAATCTCTGACCTTTGCCTTTGGCGTTCTTATGCCTAAAAACCCTCTTAAGACTGCCTCACCTGCCCTTTTTCCATAGACAAGTCCCTCGAGCAGGCTATTGCTTGCAAGCCTGTTTGCTCCATGAACACCTGTGCATGCTGCCTCGCCTGCGGCAAAAAGCCCTTTTATGTTCGTTCTTCCATAGATATTGGTCTTAACCCCACCCATCACATAATGTGCCGCAGGACACACCGGGATTAGGTCATTTGTTATATTGCAGTCAAACTGAAGGCATGTGCTATAGATTCTCGGAAACCTCTTTTTTATAAAGCCTGCCTTTAGGTGTGTGAGGTCAAGGTATACATGAGTGCTTTTGGTTTTAAACATTTCTGTAATTATTGCCCTTGAGACAACATCCCTCGGTGCAAGTTCTGCCATTGGATGGTATCTCTTCATAAAAAGTTTTCCTTTTATGTTTCTAAGGAGACCGCCCTCTCCTCTCATTGCCTCACTAAGAAGGAAATGCGGTGCAGATGGAAGATAAAGGCTTGTTGGATGAAACTGTATAAACTCCAT
Proteins encoded:
- a CDS encoding DUF4418 family protein, which produces MKNRVFGTVLFIVGGSVLLTPKYILPVCEFTGKSRMACTYMGVSEMFLGGIILSIAIGVFFSKSTETLRWLMFVSFISALSVILIPEAIGYCKSPSMPCNYGTVPMLRLLGGILAIISSVGVVFGSSRKPS
- the nadB gene encoding L-aspartate oxidase codes for the protein MNKEYTDFLIIGSGVAGLSAAIKLAPHGEVLVVTKDIPSESTTGYAQGGIAVALSDEDEVGIHYRDTLKAGDGLCRKEAVRILVEEGPQRILELISWGAKFDKEGSRLAFTLEAAHTRKRILHAHGDATGKELTRVLLNKVRSFTSIKRSAFSMAVDLIMHDGTCIGAYVLRDREVLAVFSRATILATGGGGQIFSITTNPQVATGDGMAIAYRAGARLEDMEFIQFHPTSLYLPSAPHFLLSEAMRGEGGLLRNIKGKLFMKRYHPMAELAPRDVVSRAIITEMFKTKSTHVYLDLTHLKAGFIKKRFPRIYSTCLQFDCNITNDLIPVCPAAHYVMGGVKTNIYGRTNIKGLFAAGEAACTGVHGANRLASNSLLEGLVYGKRAGEAVLRGFLGIRTPKAKVRDFIFHSIPAHDVIRGELRKLMWEKVGIIRCKDSLTTAKKKLSEWSYILDKQFLTRRELELKNMLEVANLITDAALLREGSVGAHYRSDFPNKGKNWQKHITPKKDEKL